The following is a genomic window from Streptomyces sp. BHT-5-2.
GGCGGCGTCGGCCGGCAGGCCATGGACCGCGACCTGGAGATCCACCGGCTGACCGGCCGGCTGGGCGCCCTGCGCCGCTTCGGCCTCGACCTGTGCCTCGGGCGCATGGTCCGCGCCGACGACCCCGAGCCCGTGTACGTCGGACGGCTCGGCCTCACCGACGGCGCGGGGCGCCGGCTGCTGCTCGACTGGCGCTCCCCCGCCGCCGAACCGTTCTTCGCGGCGACCCACGCCCGCCCGATGGGGCTGGCCAGCCGCCGCAGATACCGCTGGACCGGCGGCCGGATCAGCGACTACTGGGACGAGGTGTTCACCGCCGACGGACTGGAGCGGCATGCCGCGCTCGACGACCAGTCCGCCTTCATCGCCGGTCTGGGCAGCAGCCGGTCGCCCCGGATGCGCGATGTGCTCACCACCATCCAGGCCGACCAGGACGCCGTCATCCGGGCGGGCTCCCGCGGCGCGCTGGTCGTCGACGGCGGCCCCGGCACGGGCAAGACCGTCGTCGCACTGCACCGCTCCGCCTACCTCCTCTACTCCGACCCCCGCCTCGGGCACCGCAGGGGCGGCGTGCTGTTCGTCGGTCCGCACCAGCCCTATCTGGCCTATGTCTCCGACGTGCTGCCCAGCCTCGGCGAGGAGGGCGTGCAGATCTGCACGCTGCGGGACCTCGTCGCCGAGGGCGCCGGCGCGGCCGACGAGGCCGACCCGGAGGTGGCCCGGCTGAAGTCGTCCGCGGACATGGTGCGGGCGATCGAGACGGCCGTGAGGTTCTACGAGGAGCCGCCCACCGAGGGCATGACCGTCACGACCGACTGGGCCGACGTCCGGCTCAGCGCCGACGACTGGGCCGAGGCGTTCGACGCACCGGACCCGGGCACCCCGCACAACGAGGCGCGCGAGCAGATATGGGACGAGCTGGTCGCGATCCTGCTGGACAAGCTCGGCGGCGACGACAGCGGCATCTCGCCCGACCGGCTCCGCCGGTCGCTGCGGCACGACGAGGAACTGGTCACCACCCTCAACCGCGCCTGGCCACTGCTCGAAGCGGCCGACCTCGTAGGGGACCTGTGGTCGGTCCCGGCGTACTTGCGGATGTGTGCGCCCTGGCTCGACCGCGACGAGGTCCGCAGGCTCCAGCGCAAGGCGGCACCCCAGGCGTGGACGGCGTCCGACCTGCCGCTGCTGGACGCGGCCCGGCAGCGGCTCGGCGACCCGGAGACGGCTCGGCGCAAGCGCCGGCACCGGGCCGCCGTCGCCGCCGAACGCGCCCGTATGGCCGACGTGATCGGCGACATCGTCGCGGCCGACGCCGACGGGGAGGGCGCGGTGACGATGCTGCGCGGCCGCGACCTCCAGGACACCCTGATCGACTCGGACGCACTGCCCGGCACCGACCCGGACCGGCTCGCCGGCCCGTTCGCGCACATCGTCGTGGACGAGGCCCAGGAACTGACCGACGCCGAATGGCAGATGCTGCTGCTGCGCTGCCCGTCCCGGAGCTTCACCATCGTCGGGGACCGGGCCCAGGCCCGGCACGGCTTCACCGAGTCGTGGCGGGAGCGGCTCGAACGGATCGGACTCGACCGGGTCGAGGTGGCGTCCCTGAGCATCAACTACCGGACGCCGGAAGAGGTGATGGCGGCGGCCGAGCCGGTCATCCGGGCCGCGCTGCCGGACGCGAACGTGCCGACGTCCATCCGCAGCAGCGGCATCCCCGTCGTCCACGGGCACGTCGCGGAGCTGGACTCCGTCCTGGACGGCTGGCTCGCCGCGCACGACGACGGGACGGCGTGCGTCATCGGCGCGCCCGTGTTCCGGGAGCGGCCCCGGGTCCGGTCGCTGACGCCGGAGCTGTCGAAGGGGCTCGAGTTCGACCTGGTCGTGCTCGTCGACCCGGAGACGTTCGGCGACGGGATCGAGGGGGCGGTGGACCGCTATGTCGCGATGACCCGGGCGACCCGGCAGCTGGTCGTGCTGACGAGTTCCTGAGACCTGAGGAGGTGAGGCGTCCCGCCGGCTAGCCGAGTTCGCCTCGTAAGCGTTGGGCGCGGAGGACGAGTTCGAGTTCGAAGCGGCGGTCGGGGTCGTCGACGTCGGGGCCCCACAGCTCGCGGATCTGGCGGAGGCGGTAGCGGACGGTCTGCGGGTGGACGCCGAGGCGGGCGGCGACCTCGGGGGCGCCGCCGCGGGTCTCCAGCCAGGCGAGCAGGGTCTCGGCCAGGCGGCGGCCGTGGGTGGGGCCGCAGTGGTCGAGCGGGGCGAGGCGGCGGCGGGTGAGGTCCTCGATCAGTTCGCCGGGCGGCAGCAGGACCAGCGCCTCGGTGTGCTCGGTGCACTGCAGGAGTTCGCCGGCGGGCAGCAGTCCGCGCTCCATCAGGTCGACCGCGGAGGCCGCCCAGCGCAGCGACTTCCCGGCGTCCGGCAGCGGCACGGCGGGGCCGATGGCACCCGACCAGCCGGCCGCGGCGCGGGCCAGCAGCTCGCGGCGGCCCGGGGCGTCCGGGTCCGGCACCACCAGCCGGGGCCGTTCGCACTCCATGTCCAGCAGGATCCCGTCGGCCACCGCGGGCGCGACCGCCTCCCGGTCCGGGCGCAGCAGCACCGCCACCGCGACCCGTTCGGGCAGCGGCCAGCCGATCAGCCGGGCGCGTTCGGCAAGTCGGGGGTGGGGGCTCCCGGCACCGGGGGCGGGCGGGGACGGGGGCGGAGCCGCGGCCCCCGCCTCGGAGAGTCCACCGGGGGCGGCGGCGGGGACAGCGGCGGAAGCGGAGGCCACGCCGACTGCGCCGGCTGCGCGGCCGGCCGCAGGGCCGTACCCGGCGCCGGCCCGCCGGCGGAGGGTTTCCGTGCCCTCCCCGGGATACGGGTCCGGTTCCGCGAACAGCTGGTCCATCAGGCGGCGTTGCATCCGGAGGCGTTCGCCGGCCTGGCGGGCGGCGGCCTCCGCATAGCCGCGGACGGATTCGGCGACCAGCCCGTCGAGGTACTCGAAGCCGGACTCGGCCAGTTCGTACATGGCGGGGGCGGGGATGGCGACCTGCTGGCCGATCTCCGCCAGCCGCCGCCACGCCAGCCGCACCCCCAGCCGGTAGATCGCCTGGAGGACGTCCAGGCTGCGGCCCTGGAGGACCTCGCCGCGGCCGAACTCCTGGAAGACGCGCGGGTGGACGTGCGGCCGGTCCAGGCCGGTGGTGAGGTGCGCGACGAAGTGCTCCAGGGACTGGCGGATGCCGACCAGGGCCCGCGGCTCCCCCGACTCGTCGGGGACCAGCGGCAGTCGGGGGTACTCGCTCCGGATCTCCCGGAAGATCTCCTGCGCCAGCGCGGGGACCTCCTCCAGGGCGAGGGCGGCGAACCGGTGCACCTGACAGGCCGGCACCTCCCGCCAGGCCGAGCGGACCGCGGTCACCACGACGCGGCCCTACGCGCCGGGCCGGCCGAAGGTCACCAGCGGCACGTTCGGCTGCTCGGGGGCGGCCCGCAGGGCGGCGACGATGCCCAGCGCGGCGCCCACGGCCAGGGCGGCGGCGGCCAGCGCGGTCAGCGCGGCGGCGAGCGTGCGGTGCATGACGCGGCGGTCCCTTCGTCGGCAGCCGGTACCGGGCGAGTGGCACGAACCGGACCGGTATCGGAAAAGCGGCACAGCGGAGCACGTCGACAGTCGACAGGTGTGCGGCCGCCGGTGCGGGCGGCCCTGCGGCCCCGCGGCCCGCGGGGTCCGACGGCTCGGAGGACCGGCGGCGGTGCCGCGTTCCCACCGCGCGGCGCCGCTTCGGTCGTGGTGCCTGCCGAGTGTGGAAGGGCATTGACGCGCTGTCAAGGGTTCGCTTACGTTCCCGGCCCATGACGCCGCGTCGCGGCGCCGCACGTGCACCAGGGCGTGTTCCCCCACCGCTTCCAGGAGTGCTCGTATGCGCCGATCCAGATGTTCCGGCCGTTCCGCGGCGTCCCCCGCGGCCCCCTCGCCGGCCGCCCGCACCGCCTCGCCACTCTCCCTCGTCCTCCTGGGCGCCGGCGTGTTCCTGCTGGTGCTGGCCCCGCTGCTGGCCTGGTACGTGACGCCGCGGGCCGCGGTCACCCCCGTCGACGTGGACGTCACCACCGTCTTCACCGGCACCGGCAGCTACTTCGACGCCGGCGCGCTGACCACCCGCGACGGGCAGCGGATCACCGTCACCCGGCACGTGCTGGGCGATGTCGCGGCGAGCGAGCGGAGCGGGCGGGCGGTCTGGAACGTGTCCACGACGGTGGACACCCCGCGCACGCTGCCGCTCGCGGACCCGCGCCGGTCGTTCCAGTGGACCACCGGCCGCTGGGTCACCGACCGGCGCAGCAACGAACCGGTGCACTGCTGCGGGGAGTACCCCACCCGCTTCGACGGGGACGCCTACCTCAAGTTCCCCTTCGCGCTGGAGAAGAGGACCTACCGCTGGTGGGACGACACCCTCGGCGCGGCCGTCCCGCTCCGCTTCGCCGGCACCGTGCGGCTGTCCGGGATCACCGGCTACCGCTTCACCGGGACCGTGCCGGCCACCCGGACCGGCACCCGGCAGGTCCCCGGGCGGCTGGTCGGCCGGCCCGGACAGGGCCAGATCCAGGCCGAGGAGTGGTACGCGAACACCGGGATCGCCCTGGTCGTCGAGGAGCGCACCGGGCGGATCGTCGACGCGTCGATCGCGCCGGTCAAGACGCTGCGGGCACCCGGCGCCCGGCGGGACGCGGTGGTGCTGCTGCGGGCCCGGCACCTGGCGTTCACGCCGGCCACCCGGCGGGCGCAGAGCGCCCTGGCGCGGGCCGACCGCGACAAGCTGGTGCTGGTCGGGCGGACCCTGCCGGTGGCGGCGGCCGCGGCCGGCGGGGTGCTCGCCGCCGCCTGGGTGCTGCTGGTGGCCCGCGGCCGACGGTCCGGTGGCCGATTCTCAGCGGCGTGACGACGTGACGGGCGGGACCGGAGCGGTTTTTGTCACCCCGGTGAGTAGCCGCGGCCCCGCCCCGCCGCGAACACTGTGCCTCCCACACCGGGAACACGCCCCCGCACGACCCCGTACGCCCCCCGCACCGTCCGCCCCGTACACCCGCAGACCGTTCCGTAACACCCGCCGACCGCTCCCCGACGCTCCGCACGGCCCGCACGACTCAGCACGCAGTACGTCCCCCACCGCCGGTACCGCACCCTGAGACGAGTTGGATCGCACATGCCCCAGCATGTACCCCCCTCCCCACCGCTGCCCGCCGCACCGCCCGTCCCCGTTCCGCCCGTCCGGTCCGCTCCGCCGGCGGCCCCCACGCCGGCCGCCCCGGCCGCGCCCCCGCTGCCCCGCCGGATCGTCTTCCTGGCCCGCCGCGACCTGGCCAACCCCGCCGCCGGCGGCTCCGAACTGCTGGTGGACCGGATCGCCGACGGGCTCACCGCCCACGGCCACGACGTCACCCTGCTGTGCGGCGGGCAGACCGCCGAGCACGGCTACCGCGTCCTGTCGGCGGGCGGCGACGCCGGCCACTTCCTGCGCGTCCCCCGCCAGGTGGCGCGCCGGACCGGCGGCTGCGACCTGCTGGTCGAGGTCTGCAACGGCATGCCGTACCTGGCGCCGCTGTGGCACCGCGGGCCGACGCTGTGCCTGGTCAACCACGTCCACACCGACCTGTGGCGGATGCGCTACCCGGCGCCCGCCGCCCGGCTCGGCCGCCGCCTGGAGCACTGGGCGCTGACCGGCACCCACCGCCACAACCTGATGGTCGCGGTCTCCGACTCGACCGCCGGCGCCCTCGCGGACCTCGGCGTCGCCCCCGACCGGATCCGGCTCGTCCACAACGGCGTCGAGGAGCCCGGCCCGCTCCTCCCCGAGGCCCCCGAGCCGCTGTTCCTGGCCATGGGCCGGCTCGTCGAGTACAAGCGGATCGACCTGCTGCTGCGGCTGTGGGAACGGGTCCGGCCGGTCACCGGCGGCCGGCTGGTCATCGTCGGCGACGGCCCGGAACGCGACCGGCTGACCGCGCTGGCCGGCCCCGACGTCACCTTCACCGGCCGGATCTCCGAACAGCGCAAGCACCAACTGCTCTGCTCCGCCTGGCTGTTGCTGCACCCCTCGCTCGTCGAGGGCTGGGGCCTGGTGGTGATGGAGGCCGCCGCGCGCGGCACCCCCACCGTCGGCTTCGACATCGCCGGGCTGCGGGACTCCGTCGAGAACGGCACCACCGGGCTGCTGGCCCGCGGCGAGAGCACCTTCGCCGCGCACTGGTGCACCCTGGGCCTGAGCGCCCGGCGGCGGCACGCCCTGGGCGCCGCCGCCGCCGACCGTGCCGCCCGCTTCAGATGGAGCCGCACCGTCCGCAGCTTCCGGGCTGTCGCCGCGGAGGCGTACCTCCGGCCGCTCCCAGGGTGGTGACGGCCCCGTGCGCGACCCCTCGCTGCGCAGGTCCCTCACCCTCTTCCGGGCCTTCCTGAACGAACCCGCCGACCCCGGACACTGCTACCGGCTGCTCGCCCGGGACGCCGCCGACCAGGTCGAACGGTACGTCCCGCTGCGCGGCGCGACGGTCGCCGACGTCGGCGGCGGCAGCGGCCACTTCACCGAGGAGTTCCGCCGCCGCGGCGCCCACGGCTACCTCTTCGAACCCGACACCGCCGAACTCACCGCCCGCGGCCGGGCCCCCGACGGCGCGGTGCTCGCCGACGGCTACCTGCTGCCGCTCGCCGACGGCACCGCCGACGTCTGCTTCTCCTCCAACGTCCTGGAGCACGTCGCCGACCCGCAGACCTTCCTCAGCGAACTGGTGCGGGTCACCCGCCCCGGCGGCCTGATCTACGTGGCGTTCACCAACTGGCTCTCCCCCTGGGGCGGCCACGAGACCGCGCCCTGGCACTACCTCGGCGCGGCGCGGGCCCGCCGCCGCTACCAACGGCGCACCGGCCGCCCCGCCAAGCACACCCTGGGCGAGAACCTCTTCGCCGTGCACGTGGGCCGCACCCTGCGCCAGGTCCGCGCCCGGGACGACGTCACGGTCCTCACCGCCCGCTCCCGCTACGCGCCGTTCCTCGCCGAGACCATCCCCCGCCTGCCCGGCGTCCGCGAGATCGCCACCTGGAACCTCCTCCTCATCCTCCGGCGGTTGCCATGACCCAGACGCTGAAGATGTCCCCGTCCCCCGGCGCGCCCGACGCCGGCGGCACCCCGGCCACCGCCCCCGCGCCACCGCCCGGCGAACCCCGGCGCAGGCGCTGGCTGTTCGCCTTCTGGGCCGCCGTCCTGATCGCGTTCCTGGTCCCGTCCGCGGGCCGGACGACGTTCGAGACGAAACTGGGGGTGGCGCTCGACCCCTGGCGGTTCCTCACCGACCTCGGGCAGATGTGGCACGACCGGGCCGGCTTCGGCGGCCTCGCCGACCAGTACATCGGCTACGCCTTCCCCTCCCTCCCGTACTACGGCGCGGCCCGCCTCGTCCACCTGCCGGTCTGGCTCGCCGAGCGGCTGTGGATGTCGCTGATCGTCACCGCCGCCTTCTGGGGCGCGCTGCGGCTCGCCGAACGGTTCCGCGTCGGAAGCCCGCCCACCCGGCTGCTGGGCGCCGCCTGCTACGCCCTGTGGCCCGCCTTCACCCTCGTCGTCGGCTCCACCTCCGCCGCCGCCCTGCCCGGCGCGGTACTGCCCTGGGTCCTGCTGCCGCTCACCGACCACCGGCTCGACGCCCGCGCCGCGGCGACCCGTTCGGCCCTGCTGATCCCCTGCATGGGCGGCGTCAACGCGGCCTCCACCCTGGCGGCCCTGCTGCCCGCCCTGCTGTACCTGCTCTCCCGTACCGGCCCCCGCCGCCGCGCCCTGCTCGTCCGGTGGCTGCCCGGCGTCGTCCTGGCCACCGCCTGGTGGACCATCCCGCTGCTCCTGCTGGGGCTGCACGGCGAGAACTTCATGCCGTTCATCGAGCAGGCCGACACCACCACCGGCACCATGTCCGCCACCGAACTGCTGCGCGGCGCCGGCAACTGGGTCGGCTACCTCGACTTCGGCAAACCCTGGCTGCCCGCCGGGTGGACCCTGACCGGCAACGCCGCCGCCGTCGCCGGCTCGGCACTCGCCGCCGCCCTCGGCCTGGCCGGCCTGGCCCGCCGCGACCTGCCCGAACGCCGCTGGCTGCTGCTCACCGTGCTGACCGTCGCCCTGATCACGCTGGCCGGCTACGGCGGCGCCCTCGGCGGCCCCCTGCACGGCACCTGGCAGGACTGGCTGAACGGCTGGCTGCGCCCGTTCCGCAACATCTACAAGTTCACCCCCGGCCTCGGCCTGGCACTCGCCCTGGGCCTGGCCCATCTACTGGCCGCCGTCCGGTGGACGGGCACCGGGCGGCGCGCCACCCGCCCCGCCGCCCGCCGGCTGCCCGCCGCCGTCGCCGCCGTGCTCGTCCTGCCGGCCCTCGCACTGCCCTACCTCAACGGCAACGTCCTCCAGCCCGGCGCCTTCACCCGCCTCCCCGCCTACTGGCAGCAGACCGCCGACTGGCTGAAGACCCACACCGACGGCAGCCGCGCCCTGGTCGTCCCCGCCACCGCGCACGGCCTGTTCACCTGGGGCTCCCCCATCGACGACCCCCTCGACGTGCTCGCCCGGTCCCCGTGGGCACAGCGCGACTTCGTGCCGTTCGGCACCCCCGGCTCCCGCCGTGCCCTGGACGCCGTCGAACAGGCCCTGCTCACCGGCGCCGAAGTCCCCGGACTGCGCGACTATCTGCACCGGGCCGGCATCCACGACGTCGTCGTCCGCAACGACCTCGACCCCGACCAGATCGGCTACGTCCCCCCGCAGACCGTCGAACGCACCCTGGAGGCGTCCGGCTACCGCAAAACCGCCGCCTTCGGGCCGCTCACCACCGGCGGCCGCATCCCCGCCGACGCACCCCTCCAGGTCCAGGGCCTCTACCCGCGGCAGCGCTCCGTGGAGATCTACCGGCCACAGGGCGTCCCCGAACCCGGGCCCGTCACCGCCCCCGCCGCCGCGGCCACCGCCCAGCTCAGCGGCGGCCCCGAAGCCCTCCTCCAACTCTCCGCCGACCCCGCGCTGCGCGACCGGCCCACCGTCCTCACCGGCGACCGCCACCCCGGCATCGGCACCCCGCCGCTCCAGCTCACCGCCGACGGGCTGCGCCGCGCCGACACCCGCTTCGGCCTGGTCAACAGCAACACCTCGTACACCTACAGCGCCGACGAGAACAACCTCCCCGGCAGCCTCCAGGACCCCGGCCGACCACCACGGCAGATCCTCCCCACCAACGGCATCGAGCACCAGACCACCGCCGTCCTCCGCGGCGCCGCCGCCGTCACCGCCTCCTCCAGCGGCAGTTGGCTCTTCCACCTGCCGCAGTACGACCCGGTCAACGCCTTCGACGGCAACCCCGACACCGCCTGGGCCGAGGGCAGCGCCGGCAACCCCGTCGGCCAGTGGATCCGCATCGCCTTCACCACGCCCACCGCCATCCCCGCCCACCTCTTCGTCACCCCGCTCCCCGGCGACGGACTGCGCGCCGCCCCCACCGCCGTCCGCATCCGGACCGACCGCGGCAGCGCCGACAGCACCCTCCGCCCCGACGGCACCCGCCAGCAGATCAAGGCCCCGCCCGGGAAGGCCCGCTGGCTCCAACTCACCATCCTGGGCTCCCAGAGCCCGCGCGCCGGCCTCTCCGGCGCCGGCTTCACCGAGATCTCCGTCCCCGGCGTCCAGGTCACCCGGCTGCTCCAACTCCCCACCGACGCGGCGAAGTCCGACGCCCCCTCCGAGATCGTCTCGCTCCACCGGGGCAGCGACCCGGGCGGCCTCTCGCCCGCCTCCGCCGAGACCGGCCTGCACCGCCAGTTCAGCACCGGCCGCACCGCCCCGTACACCGTCACCGGCAGCGCGCTCGCCGTCCCCGGCGGCGCACTCGACCGCCTCCTGGACCAGGTCGCCCCCGAGCAGAAGGACCGCATCACCGCCACCGCCGACTCCACCGGCTTCGGCTTCGGCCGCTCCCTCAGCCCCCGCAACCTCGTCGACGGCGACCTGACGACGGCCTGGATCGCCGGCGCCCAACCCACCGTCCACCTGCGCTGGCCCGGCAAGAAGAAGATCGACCGGATCGTCCTGGCGGCCGCCGGCGGCATCTCCACCCGCCCCGAGGAGATCCGGCTCAACTCGCCCTACGGAGCCGCCACCGCCGGCGTCGACGACAACGGCCTGGCCCGATTCGACCCGATCACCACCGACCGCCTCGACATCACGATCAGCAAGGTCAAGGAACTCACCCTCAGCAACCCCGTCGCCGGCCAACCCCTCCAACTCCCCGTCGGCCTCAGCGAGATCTACCTCCCCGCCCTCGACGCCTACCGCACCCCCCGCCCGGACCCCACCGCGCGCTTCGCCCTCCCCTGCGGCAAGGGCCCCATGCTCGCCGTCGACGGCATCCTCTACGCCACCGAGGCCAACGGCCACGTCCGCGACCTCACCGAACGCCGCCCCGTCACCATCCGCCCCTGCGGCCCCGCCGCCCCCGGCAGCCACCTCCTCCTCCGCGCCGGCCAACACCGCGTGGAGGCCGGCGACCAGGGGGCACTGGTGGTCACGGACGTGCGGCTGGAGAGGTCCGCCGCCCCCGCTCGTTCCCCTGCCGACCGCCGGCCCTCCACCGGGAGCACTGCGGCGGCGGGACGGACCGTCGCCGTCAAGGACTGGTCCGGCGACCACCGCACCGTCACCATCGGCGCCGGCCAGGCCGCCTACCTCCAGCTCCACGAGAACGCCAACGACGGCTGGCACGCCGCCCTCGACGGCCGGGAACTCACCCCGCTCCGCGTGGACGGCTGGCAGCAGGCGTTCCTCGTCCCGGCCGGCGCCGGCGGCACCGTCACGCTCTCCTACGCCCCGGCAACCTCCTACGACCTGGGCCTGATCGCCGGCGTCCTGGGCATCGCCGCGCTCATCGCCTCCGCCCTGATCCGCCGCCCGCGCCGCACACCGCCGACCCCGCCGACCGCTCCGCAGCAACCGCCCGCCCCGTCCTGGGTCCTGGGCACACCGGCCCTGACGGCGGTGCTGGCCCTGGCCGCCGGCCCGTACGCGCTGATCGTCCTGCCGCTGGCCGTGGTGGCCCGGCTCCGGCCGCGGGCGCTGGTACCGCTGGCGGGCGCCGCGATGCTCGCGGCCGGCATCACGGCGGCCCTCGGCGCGGGCCACCCCGTCGCCGAGCAGACGGGCGCCTTCAGTCCCCTCGCCCAGGCCCTGGCCCTCCTGGCCCTCGCCTCGGCGGTCATCACCGTGCCGACGCCCGCAACGGGCGCCACCACGGACGGGGCCCCGTCCGATCCCGATCCCGGTGCTGATCCCGGTCCCGAGCCCGAGCCCGCAGCCAACTCCGTACGTCCACGCCGGGAATTCGCGGCAGGACCACCCCGGGAAGACGCAGGGGGACCGCCCCGGGAGAACCCGGCCGCGCCGCCCCAGGAGGACAGCCCCCGATGACCGCCCTCCAACCGGCCCGCCACGACCCGCCGCAGGCGCGGGGCGCCCGCCGCCCCGCCGACGCCCGCGTCCCCTTCCCCCTCGTGGACGAGATCTCCCGCCACTGCCTGGAGGACGCCGAACCGGAGACCGTCCACATAGAAGTGCACCTCCCCGGCCGACTCGACCACGAACGGCTGCGCACCGCGTTCCACCAGGCCCTCGCCCGCCATCCCCGCGTCCTGATGCGCCAGGTGCCGACCCGCTGGTGGCACCGCCACTACACCTGGCAGCTCACCCCGGCCCCGGACGTGGACCCGGTCGCCTTCCCGCCCCCGGGACCCGACGCCCTCGCCCGCGCCCGGACCCGCGCGCTCACCGAGTGCCCTCCTCTGGACGCCTCGCCACCGCTCCGCCTGGAGGTGATCGAGCCACCCCCC
Proteins encoded in this region:
- the helR gene encoding RNA polymerase recycling motor ATPase HelR: MSSLTTGAFGLPERLAAKADPALIAGDEKHFAALAESLDAAVAELSDRLDAERRAPGGVGRQAMDRDLEIHRLTGRLGALRRFGLDLCLGRMVRADDPEPVYVGRLGLTDGAGRRLLLDWRSPAAEPFFAATHARPMGLASRRRYRWTGGRISDYWDEVFTADGLERHAALDDQSAFIAGLGSSRSPRMRDVLTTIQADQDAVIRAGSRGALVVDGGPGTGKTVVALHRSAYLLYSDPRLGHRRGGVLFVGPHQPYLAYVSDVLPSLGEEGVQICTLRDLVAEGAGAADEADPEVARLKSSADMVRAIETAVRFYEEPPTEGMTVTTDWADVRLSADDWAEAFDAPDPGTPHNEAREQIWDELVAILLDKLGGDDSGISPDRLRRSLRHDEELVTTLNRAWPLLEAADLVGDLWSVPAYLRMCAPWLDRDEVRRLQRKAAPQAWTASDLPLLDAARQRLGDPETARRKRRHRAAVAAERARMADVIGDIVAADADGEGAVTMLRGRDLQDTLIDSDALPGTDPDRLAGPFAHIVVDEAQELTDAEWQMLLLRCPSRSFTIVGDRAQARHGFTESWRERLERIGLDRVEVASLSINYRTPEEVMAAAEPVIRAALPDANVPTSIRSSGIPVVHGHVAELDSVLDGWLAAHDDGTACVIGAPVFRERPRVRSLTPELSKGLEFDLVVLVDPETFGDGIEGAVDRYVAMTRATRQLVVLTSS
- a CDS encoding helix-turn-helix domain-containing protein: MVTAVRSAWREVPACQVHRFAALALEEVPALAQEIFREIRSEYPRLPLVPDESGEPRALVGIRQSLEHFVAHLTTGLDRPHVHPRVFQEFGRGEVLQGRSLDVLQAIYRLGVRLAWRRLAEIGQQVAIPAPAMYELAESGFEYLDGLVAESVRGYAEAAARQAGERLRMQRRLMDQLFAEPDPYPGEGTETLRRRAGAGYGPAAGRAAGAVGVASASAAVPAAAPGGLSEAGAAAPPPSPPAPGAGSPHPRLAERARLIGWPLPERVAVAVLLRPDREAVAPAVADGILLDMECERPRLVVPDPDAPGRRELLARAAAGWSGAIGPAVPLPDAGKSLRWAASAVDLMERGLLPAGELLQCTEHTEALVLLPPGELIEDLTRRRLAPLDHCGPTHGRRLAETLLAWLETRGGAPEVAARLGVHPQTVRYRLRQIRELWGPDVDDPDRRFELELVLRAQRLRGELG
- a CDS encoding DUF3068 domain-containing protein, which codes for MRRSRCSGRSAASPAAPSPAARTASPLSLVLLGAGVFLLVLAPLLAWYVTPRAAVTPVDVDVTTVFTGTGSYFDAGALTTRDGQRITVTRHVLGDVAASERSGRAVWNVSTTVDTPRTLPLADPRRSFQWTTGRWVTDRRSNEPVHCCGEYPTRFDGDAYLKFPFALEKRTYRWWDDTLGAAVPLRFAGTVRLSGITGYRFTGTVPATRTGTRQVPGRLVGRPGQGQIQAEEWYANTGIALVVEERTGRIVDASIAPVKTLRAPGARRDAVVLLRARHLAFTPATRRAQSALARADRDKLVLVGRTLPVAAAAAGGVLAAAWVLLVARGRRSGGRFSAA
- a CDS encoding glycosyltransferase family 4 protein — translated: MPQHVPPSPPLPAAPPVPVPPVRSAPPAAPTPAAPAAPPLPRRIVFLARRDLANPAAGGSELLVDRIADGLTAHGHDVTLLCGGQTAEHGYRVLSAGGDAGHFLRVPRQVARRTGGCDLLVEVCNGMPYLAPLWHRGPTLCLVNHVHTDLWRMRYPAPAARLGRRLEHWALTGTHRHNLMVAVSDSTAGALADLGVAPDRIRLVHNGVEEPGPLLPEAPEPLFLAMGRLVEYKRIDLLLRLWERVRPVTGGRLVIVGDGPERDRLTALAGPDVTFTGRISEQRKHQLLCSAWLLLHPSLVEGWGLVVMEAAARGTPTVGFDIAGLRDSVENGTTGLLARGESTFAAHWCTLGLSARRRHALGAAAADRAARFRWSRTVRSFRAVAAEAYLRPLPGW
- a CDS encoding class I SAM-dependent methyltransferase — protein: MRDPSLRRSLTLFRAFLNEPADPGHCYRLLARDAADQVERYVPLRGATVADVGGGSGHFTEEFRRRGAHGYLFEPDTAELTARGRAPDGAVLADGYLLPLADGTADVCFSSNVLEHVADPQTFLSELVRVTRPGGLIYVAFTNWLSPWGGHETAPWHYLGAARARRRYQRRTGRPAKHTLGENLFAVHVGRTLRQVRARDDVTVLTARSRYAPFLAETIPRLPGVREIATWNLLLILRRLP
- a CDS encoding alpha-(1->3)-arabinofuranosyltransferase family protein; its protein translation is MTQTLKMSPSPGAPDAGGTPATAPAPPPGEPRRRRWLFAFWAAVLIAFLVPSAGRTTFETKLGVALDPWRFLTDLGQMWHDRAGFGGLADQYIGYAFPSLPYYGAARLVHLPVWLAERLWMSLIVTAAFWGALRLAERFRVGSPPTRLLGAACYALWPAFTLVVGSTSAAALPGAVLPWVLLPLTDHRLDARAAATRSALLIPCMGGVNAASTLAALLPALLYLLSRTGPRRRALLVRWLPGVVLATAWWTIPLLLLGLHGENFMPFIEQADTTTGTMSATELLRGAGNWVGYLDFGKPWLPAGWTLTGNAAAVAGSALAAALGLAGLARRDLPERRWLLLTVLTVALITLAGYGGALGGPLHGTWQDWLNGWLRPFRNIYKFTPGLGLALALGLAHLLAAVRWTGTGRRATRPAARRLPAAVAAVLVLPALALPYLNGNVLQPGAFTRLPAYWQQTADWLKTHTDGSRALVVPATAHGLFTWGSPIDDPLDVLARSPWAQRDFVPFGTPGSRRALDAVEQALLTGAEVPGLRDYLHRAGIHDVVVRNDLDPDQIGYVPPQTVERTLEASGYRKTAAFGPLTTGGRIPADAPLQVQGLYPRQRSVEIYRPQGVPEPGPVTAPAAAATAQLSGGPEALLQLSADPALRDRPTVLTGDRHPGIGTPPLQLTADGLRRADTRFGLVNSNTSYTYSADENNLPGSLQDPGRPPRQILPTNGIEHQTTAVLRGAAAVTASSSGSWLFHLPQYDPVNAFDGNPDTAWAEGSAGNPVGQWIRIAFTTPTAIPAHLFVTPLPGDGLRAAPTAVRIRTDRGSADSTLRPDGTRQQIKAPPGKARWLQLTILGSQSPRAGLSGAGFTEISVPGVQVTRLLQLPTDAAKSDAPSEIVSLHRGSDPGGLSPASAETGLHRQFSTGRTAPYTVTGSALAVPGGALDRLLDQVAPEQKDRITATADSTGFGFGRSLSPRNLVDGDLTTAWIAGAQPTVHLRWPGKKKIDRIVLAAAGGISTRPEEIRLNSPYGAATAGVDDNGLARFDPITTDRLDITISKVKELTLSNPVAGQPLQLPVGLSEIYLPALDAYRTPRPDPTARFALPCGKGPMLAVDGILYATEANGHVRDLTERRPVTIRPCGPAAPGSHLLLRAGQHRVEAGDQGALVVTDVRLERSAAPARSPADRRPSTGSTAAAGRTVAVKDWSGDHRTVTIGAGQAAYLQLHENANDGWHAALDGRELTPLRVDGWQQAFLVPAGAGGTVTLSYAPATSYDLGLIAGVLGIAALIASALIRRPRRTPPTPPTAPQQPPAPSWVLGTPALTAVLALAAGPYALIVLPLAVVARLRPRALVPLAGAAMLAAGITAALGAGHPVAEQTGAFSPLAQALALLALASAVITVPTPATGATTDGAPSDPDPGADPGPEPEPAANSVRPRREFAAGPPREDAGGPPRENPAAPPQEDSPR